One Burkholderia vietnamiensis LMG 10929 genomic window carries:
- the ahpC gene encoding alkyl hydroperoxide reductase subunit C → MPIINTQIKPFKATAYHNGDFVPVTEENFKGKWSVVVFYPADFTFVCPTELGDLADRYAEFQKLGVEIYGVSTDTHFTHKAWHDTSETIGKIKYPMIGDPTLTLSRNFDVLIEEEGMALRGTFVINPEGEIKLCEIHDNGIGRDAGELLRKVQAAQYIAAHPGEVCPAKWTPGAETLTPSLDLIGKI, encoded by the coding sequence ATGCCGATCATCAACACCCAAATCAAACCGTTCAAGGCAACCGCATACCACAACGGCGATTTCGTGCCCGTGACCGAAGAGAACTTCAAGGGCAAGTGGTCCGTCGTCGTGTTCTATCCGGCCGACTTCACGTTCGTGTGCCCGACCGAACTGGGCGATCTGGCCGACCGCTACGCCGAATTCCAGAAACTGGGTGTCGAAATCTACGGCGTGTCGACCGATACGCACTTCACGCACAAGGCATGGCACGACACGTCGGAGACGATCGGCAAGATCAAGTACCCGATGATCGGCGACCCGACGCTCACGCTGTCGCGCAACTTCGACGTGCTGATCGAGGAAGAAGGGATGGCGCTGCGCGGCACGTTCGTGATCAACCCGGAAGGCGAGATCAAGCTGTGCGAAATCCATGACAACGGCATCGGCCGCGACGCCGGCGAACTGCTGCGCAAGGTGCAGGCCGCGCAATACATCGCCGCACATCCGGGCGAAGTGTGCCCGGCAAAGTGGACGCCGGGCGCGGAAACGCTGACCCCGTCGCTGGACCTGATCGGCAAGATCTGA
- the ahpF gene encoding alkyl hydroperoxide reductase subunit F, with protein sequence MLDANLKNQLKAYLEKITRPIELVASLDDGAKSRELLALLNEIASLTSRVTVIERRDDAERKPSFSIGEPGKPAGIRFAGIPMGHEFTSLVLALLQTGGHPIKLDDDVIEQIRALDGDFAFETYFSLSCQNCPEVVQALNVMALINPRIRHVAIDGALFQDEVDARQIMAVPTMFLNGATFGQGRSSVKEILAKLDTGASARAAKSLENKPVFDTLVVGGGPAGAAAAIYSARKGIATGVVAERFGGQVLDTMAIENFVSVQETEGPKFAAALEQHVKQYDVDIMDVQRAEALIPGDVHQIRLANGAVLKAKTIVLATGARWREINVPGEREYRNRGVAYCPHCDGPLFKGKRVAVVGGGNSGVEAAIDLAGIVKEVTLLEYGAQLRADEVLQRKLRSLPNVTIVTQAQTTELTGDGNKLNALVYKDLQSGETKRIALEGVFVQIGLVPNTEWLKGTVELSKHGEIVVDARGATSVPGVFAAGDVTTVPFKQIVIAVGEGAKASLGAFDHLIRQDATPVTTAAPQPAEALAA encoded by the coding sequence ATGCTCGACGCCAATCTCAAGAATCAACTGAAAGCGTACCTCGAAAAGATCACCCGCCCGATCGAACTCGTCGCCTCGCTCGACGACGGTGCGAAATCTCGGGAACTGCTTGCGCTGCTGAACGAGATTGCGTCGCTGACGTCGCGCGTGACCGTCATCGAGCGCCGCGACGATGCCGAGCGCAAGCCGTCGTTCTCGATCGGCGAACCCGGCAAGCCGGCCGGCATCCGCTTCGCCGGCATTCCGATGGGCCACGAATTCACGTCGCTCGTCCTCGCGCTGCTGCAGACCGGCGGCCATCCGATCAAGCTCGACGACGACGTGATCGAACAGATTCGCGCGCTCGACGGCGACTTCGCGTTCGAAACGTATTTCTCGCTGTCATGCCAGAACTGCCCGGAAGTCGTGCAGGCGCTGAACGTGATGGCACTGATCAACCCGCGCATCCGCCACGTCGCGATCGACGGCGCGCTGTTCCAGGATGAAGTCGACGCGCGCCAGATCATGGCCGTCCCGACGATGTTCCTGAACGGCGCAACGTTCGGCCAGGGCCGCAGCAGCGTGAAGGAAATCCTCGCGAAGCTCGACACCGGCGCGAGCGCACGCGCCGCCAAGTCGCTCGAAAACAAGCCGGTGTTCGACACGCTGGTCGTCGGCGGCGGCCCGGCCGGCGCGGCCGCGGCGATCTACTCGGCGCGCAAGGGCATCGCGACGGGCGTCGTCGCCGAGCGCTTCGGCGGCCAGGTGCTCGACACGATGGCCATCGAAAACTTCGTGTCGGTGCAGGAAACCGAAGGGCCGAAGTTCGCGGCCGCGCTCGAGCAGCACGTGAAGCAGTACGACGTCGACATCATGGACGTGCAGCGCGCCGAGGCGCTGATCCCCGGCGACGTGCATCAGATCCGCCTCGCGAACGGCGCGGTGCTGAAGGCGAAGACGATCGTTCTCGCGACCGGTGCGCGCTGGCGCGAAATCAACGTGCCGGGCGAGCGCGAGTACCGCAACCGCGGCGTCGCCTACTGCCCGCACTGCGACGGCCCGCTGTTCAAGGGCAAGCGTGTCGCGGTGGTCGGCGGCGGCAACTCCGGCGTCGAGGCGGCGATCGACCTCGCCGGCATCGTGAAGGAAGTCACGCTGCTCGAATACGGCGCACAACTGCGCGCCGACGAGGTGCTGCAACGCAAGCTGCGCAGCCTGCCGAACGTCACGATCGTCACGCAAGCGCAGACGACCGAGCTGACCGGCGACGGCAACAAGCTGAACGCGCTCGTCTACAAGGATCTGCAGTCGGGCGAAACGAAACGTATCGCGCTCGAAGGCGTGTTCGTGCAGATCGGCCTCGTGCCGAACACCGAATGGCTGAAAGGGACGGTCGAGCTGTCGAAGCACGGCGAGATCGTCGTCGATGCCCGCGGGGCGACGTCGGTGCCCGGCGTGTTCGCCGCCGGCGACGTGACGACGGTTCCGTTCAAGCAGATCGTGATCGCGGTCGGCGAAGGTGCGAAGGCATCGCTCGGCGCGTTCGATCACCTGATCCGGCAGGACGCGACGCCGGTCACGACCGCCGCGCCGCAGCCCGCCGAAGCACTCGCCGCGTAA
- the lpxO gene encoding lipid A hydroxylase LpxO has product MRWVLLIVFIACVVHTHRRGKVRHRLFRQLSDHSTFTAPLNCFSYAFSSVPTTPFIEIGHFPELAVLQREWRTFRDEALALRDSSRIKASAEYNDIGFNSFFRNGWKRFYLKWYDAPHPSAQALCPRTVEILSRIPSIKAAMFAQLPPGGKLGLHRDPYAGSLRYHLGLDTPNDAACRIVVDGESYAWRDGEAVMFDETYLHWAENRTEHDRVILFCDIDRPMKYRWAQRVNDAFGQLLMRAAASPNETGDRTGGLNHAFKYLYAIRRLGKRLKAWNRTVYYIVKWALFGGIAVAIFWV; this is encoded by the coding sequence ATGCGCTGGGTCCTGTTGATCGTGTTCATTGCGTGTGTGGTCCACACGCATCGGCGCGGCAAGGTTCGGCATCGGTTGTTCAGGCAACTATCCGATCACTCGACCTTCACCGCGCCGCTGAACTGCTTTTCGTATGCGTTCTCGTCGGTGCCGACCACGCCGTTCATCGAGATCGGCCACTTTCCTGAACTCGCGGTGCTGCAGCGCGAATGGCGCACCTTCCGCGACGAAGCGCTCGCGCTGCGCGATTCGAGCCGGATCAAGGCGTCGGCCGAGTACAACGACATCGGCTTCAATTCGTTCTTTCGCAACGGCTGGAAACGCTTCTACCTGAAGTGGTACGACGCGCCGCATCCGTCCGCGCAGGCGTTGTGTCCGCGCACGGTCGAGATCCTGTCGCGGATTCCGTCGATCAAGGCCGCGATGTTCGCGCAGTTGCCGCCGGGCGGGAAGCTCGGCCTGCATCGCGATCCGTATGCGGGGTCGCTGCGCTACCACCTCGGGCTCGACACGCCGAACGACGCGGCGTGCCGGATCGTCGTCGACGGCGAGTCGTATGCATGGCGCGACGGCGAGGCCGTGATGTTCGACGAAACCTATCTGCATTGGGCCGAGAACCGCACCGAGCACGATCGCGTGATCCTGTTCTGCGACATCGACCGGCCGATGAAATACCGCTGGGCGCAGCGCGTCAACGACGCGTTCGGGCAGCTGCTGATGCGCGCGGCGGCGTCGCCGAACGAAACCGGCGACCGCACCGGCGGCCTCAATCACGCGTTCAAGTATCTGTATGCGATTCGGCGCCTGGGCAAGCGGCTGAAGGCGTGGAACCGGACCGTGTACTACATCGTGAAGTGGGCGCTGTTCGGCGGGATCGCGGTCGCGATATTCTGGGTCTGA
- a CDS encoding carboxymuconolactone decarboxylase family protein: protein MTDRLPPFDPASASDEQKAVLAEILGGPRGNLNGPFVGWIASPELAQHAQRLGAFCRYRTGLPLRLSELAILVTAARWRSQAEWHIHHPIALEAGVPAATADAIRRGVKPAFESDDDALIHAFATELYDTQRVSDATFARARARFGHETVVNLVALLGYYALVAMTLNTFGMRADGQTDLPFSE from the coding sequence ATGACAGACAGATTGCCTCCGTTCGATCCGGCATCGGCGAGCGACGAGCAGAAGGCCGTGCTGGCCGAAATCCTCGGCGGCCCGCGCGGCAACCTGAACGGCCCGTTCGTCGGCTGGATCGCGAGCCCCGAGCTGGCGCAGCATGCGCAGCGGCTCGGCGCGTTCTGCCGCTATCGCACCGGCTTGCCGCTGCGGCTGTCGGAGCTGGCGATCCTCGTGACCGCCGCGCGCTGGCGCTCGCAAGCCGAGTGGCACATCCATCATCCGATCGCGCTCGAAGCCGGCGTGCCGGCCGCAACGGCCGACGCAATCCGGCGCGGCGTGAAGCCGGCGTTCGAATCGGACGACGATGCGCTGATCCATGCGTTCGCGACCGAGCTCTACGACACGCAGCGCGTGAGCGACGCGACGTTCGCGCGCGCACGCGCGCGCTTCGGCCACGAGACGGTCGTCAATCTGGTCGCGCTGCTCGGCTATTACGCGCTGGTCGCGATGACGCTCAACACGTTCGGTATGCGCGCAGACGGACAAACTGATTTGCCGTTTTCGGAATAA
- a CDS encoding aspartate aminotransferase family protein, translated as MTTVFHRAPRATLPVAVAGDGIEIIDSTGKRYIDACGGAAVSCLGHSNQRVIDAIKRQVQQLPYAHTSFFTTDVAEELADRLVEAAPAGLEHVYFVSGGSEAIEAALKLARQYFVEKGEPQRRHFIARRQSYHGNTLGALAIGGNAWRREPFLPLLIEAHHVSPCYAYRDQAAGETDEAYAQRLADELEQKIVALGAENVAAFVAETVVGATAGAVPPVRTYLKKIRAVCDKYGVLLILDEIMSGMGRTGYLFACDDDDVAPDLLTIAKGLGAGYQPIGATLVSDRIYRTIVDGSGFFQHGHTYLGHATACAAALEVQRVIADEKLLDNVKARGEQLRASLREHYAAHPHVGDVRGRGLFVGVELVRDRDSKAPFDPKLKLHAAVKREAMQRGLMVYPMGGTIDGVHGDHILVAPPFICTAQQIDTIVERLSGAIGAALASAGA; from the coding sequence ATGACGACCGTTTTTCATCGCGCTCCGCGCGCCACCTTGCCCGTCGCCGTCGCAGGCGACGGCATCGAGATCATCGATTCGACCGGCAAACGCTATATCGACGCCTGCGGCGGCGCGGCCGTATCGTGTCTCGGCCACAGCAACCAGCGCGTGATCGACGCGATCAAGCGGCAGGTGCAGCAGCTGCCGTACGCGCATACGTCGTTCTTCACGACCGACGTGGCCGAGGAGCTGGCCGACCGGCTCGTCGAGGCCGCACCGGCAGGGCTCGAGCACGTGTATTTCGTGTCGGGCGGCTCCGAGGCGATCGAGGCCGCGCTGAAGCTCGCGCGCCAGTATTTCGTCGAGAAGGGCGAGCCGCAGCGCCGCCACTTCATCGCGCGCCGCCAGAGCTATCACGGCAACACGCTCGGCGCGCTCGCGATCGGCGGCAACGCATGGCGGCGCGAGCCGTTCCTGCCGCTGTTGATCGAAGCGCATCACGTGAGCCCGTGCTATGCGTATCGCGACCAGGCGGCGGGCGAGACCGACGAAGCGTATGCGCAGCGCCTCGCCGACGAGCTCGAGCAGAAGATCGTCGCACTTGGCGCGGAGAACGTCGCGGCGTTCGTTGCCGAAACGGTGGTCGGCGCGACCGCCGGCGCGGTGCCGCCGGTACGTACGTACCTGAAGAAGATTCGCGCGGTCTGCGACAAGTACGGCGTGCTGCTGATCCTCGACGAAATCATGTCGGGGATGGGGCGCACCGGCTACCTGTTCGCGTGCGACGATGACGATGTCGCGCCCGACCTGCTGACGATCGCGAAAGGGCTCGGCGCGGGCTACCAGCCGATCGGTGCGACGCTGGTGAGCGATCGCATCTATCGGACGATCGTCGACGGCTCCGGCTTCTTCCAGCACGGTCACACGTATCTCGGCCATGCCACCGCGTGCGCGGCCGCGCTCGAAGTGCAGCGCGTGATTGCCGACGAGAAGCTGCTCGACAACGTGAAGGCGCGCGGCGAGCAACTGCGCGCGTCGCTGCGCGAGCACTACGCTGCGCATCCGCACGTCGGCGACGTGCGCGGGCGCGGGCTGTTCGTCGGCGTCGAGCTGGTGCGCGATCGAGACAGCAAGGCGCCGTTCGATCCCAAGCTGAAGCTGCATGCGGCGGTCAAGCGCGAGGCGATGCAGCGCGGGCTGATGGTGTATCCGATGGGCGGTACGATCGATGGCGTGCACGGCGATCACATTCTCGTCGCGCCGCCGTTCATCTGCACCGCGCAGCAGATCGACACGATCGTCGAACGGCTGTCCGGCGCGATCGGTGCGGCGCTCGCGTCGGCCGGCGCGTGA
- a CDS encoding ABC transporter permease subunit (The N-terminal region of this protein, as described by TIGR01726, is a three transmembrane segment that identifies a subfamily of ABC transporter permease subunits, which specificities that include histidine, arginine, glutamine, glutamate, L-cystine (sic), the opines (in Agrobacterium) octopine and nopaline, etc.), producing the protein MARPGGRAGLESNGERHVNFDWSAIWAALPDLMDGVRLTVFIALVGLVGGFVVGMIASMFRAYGPKAMNMLAQIDIELIRGTPIVVQVMFLYFALPLLAHIRIDGLTAAITVNSGAYLAEVVRGALLSIPKGLTEAGLAVAVIYLILTGAMTLALRLVEKRMKIL; encoded by the coding sequence ATGGCGCGGCCGGGCGGCCGCGCCGGTCTTGAATCGAACGGGGAGCGACACGTGAATTTCGATTGGTCGGCGATCTGGGCAGCGCTGCCGGACCTGATGGACGGGGTCCGGTTGACGGTGTTCATCGCACTGGTGGGGCTGGTGGGCGGTTTCGTCGTCGGGATGATTGCGAGCATGTTCCGCGCATACGGACCGAAGGCGATGAACATGCTCGCCCAGATTGATATTGAACTGATCCGCGGCACGCCGATCGTCGTACAGGTGATGTTCCTGTACTTCGCGTTGCCGCTGCTCGCGCATATCCGCATCGACGGCCTGACGGCCGCGATCACGGTGAATTCGGGCGCGTATCTCGCGGAAGTGGTGCGAGGCGCGCTGCTGTCGATCCCGAAGGGGTTGACCGAAGCGGGGCTCGCGGTGGCCGTCATCTATCTGATACTGACCGGTGCGATGACGCTGGCGCTTCGGCTCGTCGAAAAGCGGATGAAAATCTTATGA
- the glnH gene encoding glutamine ABC transporter substrate-binding protein GlnH codes for MSRRSFLKAAALGASIARADTKTLVVGTDTSFMPFEFKQGDKYVGFDLDLWAEIAKDPGWKYTIQPMDFAGLIPALQTQNIDVALSGMTIKEERKKAIDFSAPYYDSGLAAMVQTGNTSIKSIDDLNGKVIAAKTGTATIDWIKAHLKPKEIRQFPNIDQAYLALEAGRVDAAMRDTPNVPFFVNNEGKGKVKVAGQPVSGDQYGIGFPKVNASPVKIKADGRYALIYKKWFGAEPPKMWA; via the coding sequence ATGAGTCGCCGTTCCTTCCTGAAAGCTGCCGCGCTCGGCGCCAGCATCGCCCGCGCGGACACCAAGACGCTCGTCGTCGGGACCGATACGTCGTTCATGCCGTTCGAGTTCAAGCAGGGCGACAAGTACGTCGGCTTCGATCTCGACCTGTGGGCCGAGATCGCGAAGGACCCGGGCTGGAAGTACACGATCCAGCCGATGGATTTCGCGGGCCTGATTCCGGCGCTGCAGACGCAGAACATCGACGTCGCGCTGTCGGGGATGACCATCAAGGAGGAGCGCAAGAAGGCGATCGACTTCTCCGCGCCGTACTACGACAGCGGGCTCGCGGCGATGGTGCAGACCGGCAATACGTCGATCAAGTCGATCGACGACCTGAACGGCAAGGTGATCGCCGCGAAAACGGGCACCGCGACGATCGACTGGATCAAGGCACACCTGAAGCCGAAGGAAATCCGCCAGTTCCCGAACATCGACCAGGCGTACCTCGCGCTCGAGGCAGGCCGCGTCGACGCGGCGATGCGCGACACGCCGAACGTGCCGTTCTTCGTGAACAACGAAGGCAAGGGCAAGGTGAAGGTCGCGGGCCAGCCCGTCAGCGGCGACCAGTACGGGATCGGCTTCCCGAAGGTCAACGCGTCGCCCGTGAAGATCAAGGCCGACGGCCGCTACGCGCTGATCTACAAGAAGTGGTTCGGCGCCGAGCCGCCGAAGATGTGGGCGTGA
- a CDS encoding MAPEG family protein, with protein sequence MTTSQLCLFIVALLPFPMTFLAKARKGYDNHAPRAYLARLEGWRARAQAAHQNAWEALALFTAGLVVAWHNGANAHHVDQLAIAFVAIRIVYALMYVLDWAALRSLVWFAGMACVVALFFAAP encoded by the coding sequence ATGACGACGTCCCAGCTGTGCCTGTTCATCGTGGCGCTGTTGCCGTTCCCCATGACGTTTCTCGCGAAGGCCCGCAAGGGCTACGACAACCATGCGCCGCGCGCGTATCTCGCGCGGCTCGAAGGCTGGCGCGCGCGGGCGCAGGCCGCGCACCAGAACGCGTGGGAAGCGCTCGCGCTGTTTACGGCCGGGCTCGTCGTCGCGTGGCACAACGGCGCGAATGCGCATCACGTCGACCAGCTGGCGATCGCGTTCGTCGCGATCCGCATCGTGTATGCGCTGATGTACGTGCTGGACTGGGCGGCGCTGCGCTCGCTCGTGTGGTTCGCCGGGATGGCCTGCGTCGTCGCGCTGTTCTTCGCCGCGCCGTGA